The Actinomycetota bacterium sequence TGACCGGCTTGTCGGGAGCTCCGGAAGCTTCCCGTTCCAGATGACGGTACCCGGCGCGTCGGTCGCGGCCTCGGGCGTGACCATGGTCGGGGTGCTGCCTAGCCACCGGCGCAAGGGCGTCATGAGCCGGATGATGCGGGCGCTCATCGACGACGCTCACGCACGCGATGAACCCGTCGCGATCCTGTGGGCGAGCGAGGAAGCGATCTACCAACGCTTCGGATACGGCCTCACCTCGAACCAGGGGCGCATCGACATCGAACGTCACAAGACGAGGTTCCTGGGCAACCCTGAGCCCGTGGGAACGATCAGGATGATCGACCTCGAGCAAGCCCGGGATGTGTTGCCAGCGATCTACGACGCGGTGTTGCCGACACGGCCGGGCATGGTCGCGCGCAGCGCCGACTGGTGGCGCCACGAGACGCTCGCCGATCCCGAGCGGAGTCGAGGCGGAGGGAGCCCGAAGTTCTGCTGCGTCTTCTCGGACGAGGGCCGCGACCGCGGGTACGCGATCTACCGGACGGCGGGCGACTGGGCCGACGACGGTACGCCGGACAGCTACTTGAACGTCAGAGAAGCGGTTGCCGTAGACCCGGTCGCGTACCGCGAGGTCTGGCGCTTCCTGTTCGGGGTCGACCTCGTGGACCGGATCAAGGCTTGGTTCCTGCCGGCAGATCTCCCCCTGGCGCTGATGCTCGAAGACCCGCGCCGGCTGCGCTTCGCGAAGAGCGAGAGCCTCTGG is a genomic window containing:
- a CDS encoding GNAT family N-acetyltransferase, with protein sequence MIEIRNCTDDELTLFFRTLATAFGDEIPASEVERIRNVLPLDRTFAAFEGDRLVGSSGSFPFQMTVPGASVAASGVTMVGVLPSHRRKGVMSRMMRALIDDAHARDEPVAILWASEEAIYQRFGYGLTSNQGRIDIERHKTRFLGNPEPVGTIRMIDLEQARDVLPAIYDAVLPTRPGMVARSADWWRHETLADPERSRGGGSPKFCCVFSDEGRDRGYAIYRTAGDWADDGTPDSYLNVREAVAVDPVAYREVWRFLFGVDLVDRIKAWFLPADLPLALMLEDPRRLRFAKSESLWLRIVDVAAALEARSYAADGEISFALTDMYCPWNEGEWTLRVSGGRGDVTRGDGAELSLDVSALAAAYLGGFTFAELERALRVEGRTEGAVARADAMFRTDIAPWCVESF